Proteins encoded in a region of the Coffea eugenioides isolate CCC68of chromosome 4, Ceug_1.0, whole genome shotgun sequence genome:
- the LOC113768408 gene encoding uncharacterized protein LOC113768408 encodes MGISPFDHTDPVLASKRKYGNVNHPHKNCKADSLKENSKRFAFFEADVDEDYRQFLTNYDCNDNSMNDDALDNDPHYEIFLSSLIVNGNSFVLQVNEKNGLSEPLKYDAEDSCDDESLGNSGDMKAAIGGNVGDDTSDSSGGSELDSPLVFSDLAKKQRQFVVEDDIRSKPTDSNPSGNQAYLVEDLGSGGFCASGGKYKTDMQSKECSKSQILRKSMKVKKKNNDECEDDYQRYINCLRFDGENFVLKYKNASPIVYESDEYPPDAQTNNCTYNMEESTKLPATAGGSHASVMGDDNCHYIGTSSSHSPFREQVMRILRKPYDLKEHQMLGQLILARKPIARNMDLRNGRDMTYSINKDGKSYLDHHDDLRRKLQAAKTPHEDLNLLRGFFFWLQNLTQDGAFEPWLDASCLAQCRS; translated from the exons ATGGGTATTAGTCCTTTTGATCACACGGACCCTGTTTTGGCATCTAAGAGGAAATATGGTAACGTTAATCATCCGCACAAGAATTGCAAAGCTGATTCTttgaaggaaaactcaaaaaGGTTTGCATTTTTTGAGGCTGATGTAGATGAAGATTATAGGcaatttttaacaaattatGACTGCAATGATAACAGCATGAATGATGATGCTCTGGACAATGATCCACATTATGAGATTTTTTTGAGTAGTCTAATAGTAAATGGAAACTCATTTGTGCTTCAAGTTAACGAAAAGAATGGATTATCTGAGCCTCTAAAGTACGATGCAGAAGACAGCTGTGATGATGAGAGCCTAGGTAACTCCGGGGACATGAAGGCAGCAATAGGGGGCAATGTTGGAGATGATACATCTGATTCTTCAGGTGGTTCTGAGTTAGATTCTCCACTAGTGTTCAGTGATCTTGCTAAAAAACAGAGGCAGTTTGTGGTTGAGGATGATATTAGGTCCAAACCCACTGATTCTAATCCTTCAGGGAATCAGGCATACTTGGTTGAAGATCTTGGCAGTGGAGGCTTCTGTGCATCTGGTGGAAAGTATAAGACTGATATGCAAAGTAAGGAGTGCAGCAAGTCTCAAATCTTGAGAAAGTCAATGAaggtcaagaaaaaaaataatgatgaaTGTGAAGATGATTATCAGAGATACATCAATTGTTTAAGATTTGATGGTGAAAATTTTGTTCTGAAATACAAAAATGCATCCCCTATAGTATATGAGAGTGATGAGTATCCACCAGATGCCCAGACAAATAATTGTACATATAACATGGAAGAAAGCACAAAGCTCCCTGCAACTGCTGGAGGATCTCATGCTAGT GTCATGGGAGATGATAACTGCCATTATATTGGCACTTCAAGCAGTCATTCCCCGTTCAGGGAACAAGTGATGAGGATTTTAAGAAAGCCATACGACTTAAAGGAACACCAAATGCTTGGGCAGCTTATCCTTGCTCGAAAGCCAATAGCCCGTAACATGGACTTGCGCAATGGGAGGGATATGACCTATTCAATAAATAAAGATGGAAAATCATATCTTGATCATCACGATG ATCTTCGTAGAAAGCTTCAAGCAGCCAAAACACCCCATGAAGACTTGAACTTGTTACGCGGGTTTTTCTTTTGGTTACAG AATCTGACTCAGGACGGAGCCTTCGAACCATGGCTAGACGCGTCATGTCTTGCCCAGTGTAGATCTTAA